The nucleotide window taccatgatagttaaataaaatatatttctttgttgtaggggaaaattggcttttcgcaaaaactataaccatagagctttccaccagccaaatatgcatgtagtgatagcattattctattcttgctctactgtgttatcttgccagcatattccatgtgctgacctgttttcgggctgcaacgtattatgttgcagacttttcagacgaggagtaaggttcgttaggtcgttaccgtgcagctcagctatgtcgttggagttgatggactcactttatcttccaagccttctgctgttatcgtattagatggcattaagccatatttactgcaataagttctcttttgagacattcgatgtaataagtgtgtgattgctactctgttataaatcctcgagtactgtgtgtgtcagtaTTACCGAGCCAgagatgacactgaagcacagagacttggccgtttgaggtcgggtcgctacatcaTACCTCTGAATACGTCGTAGGGAAAATAACAAATTTCTCATCGTGAGTGTGAGAGAAagcgagagagggggagagaaaggagaaagggagagagagagagacgtcttaggattaaccatattcTAACACGTTTTGGTTTGGGTGAACACTAAGGCCACCGCTGACGAGGGTGAGAAGAaggataagcggcaacacaaatatgatgcatCGCTAAAATAAAGGAGACGGACCTATTGTGGTCTTAAGTGATAGTTGTTCGGTTAAAAGCGTGTGTTGtgttttttctcccgttgcaacgcacgaaCTCTTTTGCAATATTTCCCCGTGTCGTCAGACTATCATAACAGCGAAGCCCCACCCCACGACACCAGAAACCCTAAAACGGAACTCCGACATGTCGCCCGCAGCCGCATCCATGGGCTCCGCAGAACGATCGACGGAGTCGCAGCAAACGGTATACGGTACCGCTGTCACCGTGGAAAACGGGCAGGAGATGCAGGAGCCGGCGGAGCAGGAGACCTGCAGGGTATCGCATCGCATATATAGCTGTTCGACTCTTTTTTTGAGAATTAGGAAACACCTTTGCGCAAATAACACCGATGCTTTGACAGAGACAGGCTAATCTTGAAGGCTTGCAGCTGGGATACAGTGTGGTTCCTAGCGAGAAGAGGTTCATGGTTCTACACGCTTTCCTGAAGAGGAAACAGTCTAGCAAGAAGGTCATGGTGCTGTTCTCATCGCGCAGTTCAGTCAAGTTCCACGCGCACCTTCTGAATTTTCTTCAGATAGAGTGTGCTGATATCCACGAGAAACAAGAGCAGCACGACCGAACCGCAACGTTCTCCGCCTTCTGCACGGCAGAGAAGGGTGTCTTGTTATGCACTAATGTGGCAGCACGTGGACTTGATCTTCCTGATGTGGTGAGGTTTTGACTGGCAGTGTATCTTTAATTGAGTGCGACCAAAATATTTTTCCGGGTACTGATCTAATGATGATATATGGCCTTGTTTTAGGATTATATTGTGCAATACGATCCTCCGGCAGATGAACCAGAGGTACGTACGTTGATGATCTGAATTTGACTTGCAGGAGTTCCTCTCATATTTGGACCTGTGGATTGTGCTAAGCTATTCGAATTTGACTTTCAGGATTACATTCATCATGTTGGACATACTGCACCTGGTGATAAAGGAAAAGCAGCTGTATTGTTATTCTTACTGCCCCAAGAATTAGAGTTCCTTATCTCCCTGAGGGTAATCAATTCTGCACCGAGATAATATGGCATTTCTTCCCCTCTGAAGTTAGCGAAATCACATATTTAGTGTGCCTGCAGGCAGCCAACATTTATCTCACAGAACACCAGTTTAACAACAAGAATGTGCCAAATCTGCAAGCACATTTTGTAAGTGTATCTTTTACCACACTTGAGTGTTCCAATCCACACTTGAGTGTATCTTTTACAACTCAATTTGTTGAGCAGGAGAAAATCGTTGGCGAGAACTACTTCCTGCATCAGTCAGCTCAACAAGCCTACAGATCCTACATTCTAGCATACAACT belongs to Triticum urartu cultivar G1812 chromosome 7, Tu2.1, whole genome shotgun sequence and includes:
- the LOC125523349 gene encoding DEAD-box ATP-dependent RNA helicase 27-like — its product is MSPAAASMGSAERSTESQQTVYGTAVTVENGQEMQEPAEQETCRRQANLEGLQLGYSVVPSEKRFMVLHAFLKRKQSSKKIECADIHEKQEQHDRTATFSAFCTAEKGVLLCTNVAARGLDLPDVDYIVQYDPPADEPEDYIHHVGHTAPGDKGKAAVLLFLLPQELEFLISLRAANIYLTEHQFNNKNVPNLQAHFEKIVGENYFLHQSAQQAYRSYILAYNSHTMKDIFNVHGLSLKDVAASFCFRNPPKVDIGLEGRAMKKVGYNRGVDSRERRKRRRISAADP